ATCGTGCGCGACCTCGACCCGCAGGTGATCGCCCGCCTGTTCAACGCCTTCCTCGGCATCCCGCAGGTGGACATGCCGGACCGTGCCGCGCTCACCGACAACCCGCTGGCGCCTCCGGGGATGGCCCGATGAGCGCCCGCGTCCCCACATCCGAAGCGGTGCTCTCCTTCTGGCAGGCCGCCGGCCGCGAGAAGTGGTTCGGCGGCGGCCCGGCCTTCGACGCCGAGGTCCGCGACGCCCTGCTGCCAGCCCATGAGGCGGCGGCGGCAAGCGCTCTCGACGGCTGGCAGGGCACCGCGCCCGGCGCGCTCGCCCGCATCATCCTGCTGGATCAGGTGCCGCGGAACGTTTTCCGGGGCACGCCGCAGGCCTTCGCCACGGATGCCATGGCGCTGGCGGCGGCTCAGAAGGCGCTGGATCGGGGGTTCGACAAGGACCCGTCCATTCCCGATGCGCTGCGCAGCTTCTTCTATCTGCCCTTCATGCATGCCGAGGACCGGGCGGCGCAGGCGAGATGCGTCGCGCTCTATCGTGCTTTGGGGCAGGAGGAGGGTGTGCGCTATGCCCTCATCCACCAGGAGTGCATCGACCGTTTCGGCCGTTTCCCCCATCGCAATGTCATCCTCGGCCGCGCGACCACGCCGGAAGAGGCAGACTATCTCGCGAACGGCGGCTTCAGCGGCTGAGGCGGGCCTTTGCGCCTTCTCCGACGGTCCGGCCGGTGGCGATGACCGCCTGAAGGAGATACCCGCCGGTGGGCGCCTCCCAATCCAGCATCTCGCCGGCAACGAACACCGGCGGCAGATGGGGCGGCAGTCCGAGCAGCGAAAAGTCCGGGCCGATGCAATCCCAGGCGATGCCGCCGGCGGACGAGATCGCCCGTTCCAGCCCGGCATGCCCGATGACGGTCAGCGGCAACGCCTTGATGAGGCGGGCGAGCGTCGCCGGATCAGGCCGCGCGGGGCCGGTCGCCTCGCGGATGAGCCCCACCGCCACCGGCGCGAGCCCCGCCGCCTTGCGCAGGAAGGTGGAGAGCGAGGCGCTGCCCGGCCCGCCGCCGAGCCGCTTCGCCAGCTCTGCGCCGTCGAGGTCGGGCCGTAGATCCACGTGCAGGATCACGGGGCCGTCCGCCAGCGCCCGCCGGAGCGGCGCAGAGAGGGCGTAGACGGCCCCGCCTTCCAGCCCGGACGCGCTCACCATGGCCTCGCCCTTCACCGTCACGCCGTTGAAGGTGAGGGCGATGCGCTTCAGCGGCGTGCCG
The nucleotide sequence above comes from Xanthobacter flavus. Encoded proteins:
- a CDS encoding DUF924 family protein, whose protein sequence is MSARVPTSEAVLSFWQAAGREKWFGGGPAFDAEVRDALLPAHEAAAASALDGWQGTAPGALARIILLDQVPRNVFRGTPQAFATDAMALAAAQKALDRGFDKDPSIPDALRSFFYLPFMHAEDRAAQARCVALYRALGQEEGVRYALIHQECIDRFGRFPHRNVILGRATTPEEADYLANGGFSG